A stretch of Eleutherodactylus coqui strain aEleCoq1 chromosome 2, aEleCoq1.hap1, whole genome shotgun sequence DNA encodes these proteins:
- the STARD5 gene encoding stAR-related lipid transfer protein 5: MDYTGAAEAAADTLLSYRKDEAGWKLCRKTGEVAVYWRPSTEFTGNLYKGEGLVEAKPEHVWECLKPEPGGLRVTWDNNVQDFQLLEAVRDDISICRTVTPSAAMGIISPRDFVDVVMIKRYEDGSITSNATNVEHPSCPPQRYFVRGFNHPCGCFCAPVSGEPEKTQVLSFFQTDLSGYLPKSVVESFFPYSMTQFYNNLSKAAAALSV; this comes from the exons ATGGACTACACGGGGGCGGCCGAGGCTGCGGCGGACACACTGCTCTCCTACAGGAAGGATGAGGCGGGCTGGAAACTCTGCAGGAAAACT GGCGAGGTTGCCGTGTACTGGAGACCCTCAACTGAGTTCACTGGAAACTT GTACAAAGGAGAAGGATTGGTGGAGGCTAAACCAGAACATGTTTGGGAATGTCTAAAACCAGAGCCTGGTGGGCTGCGAGTGACGTGGGATAATAATGTCCAGGATTTTCAGCTCTTAGAAGCTGTCCGTGAT GACATCAGTATTTGCCGAACAGTGACGCCATCAGCAGCCATGGGCATTATATCTCCTCGGGATTTTGTAGATGTGGTAATGATTAAGAGATATGAGGATGGTTCCATAACGTCTAATG CAACAAATGTTGAACATCCGAGCTGCCCTCCCCAGCGATACTTTGTCAGAGGGTTTAACCATCCTTGTGGCTGTTTCTGTGCTCCTGTTTCTGG GGAACCTGAGAAAACACAAGTTCTAAGTTTCTTCCAGACAGATCTTAGTGGCTACCTCCCGAAATCTGTTGTGGAATCCTTTTTCCCATACAGCATGACTCAGTTTTACAACAACTTATCGAAGGCTGCTGCAGCATTAAGTGTATGA